In Lemur catta isolate mLemCat1 chromosome 18, mLemCat1.pri, whole genome shotgun sequence, a genomic segment contains:
- the LOC123623345 gene encoding uncharacterized protein C3orf86-like: MSTSQFEQRKKPLDMFFWANEVTGEITYPPLKADIPAASPEKPREGPRSPRGSVQGAPPSPQGPTATPARRPAPPPSSEASTRDTDSRNALPPTLTYAKVGVQRPLSFSAIPVTISSPGGTLPALSPFRPAPQPPASTFSVSSSASWAFTCKLKNVLAGNNRFSF, encoded by the coding sequence ATGTCTACGAGTCAGTTTGAACAGCGGAAGAAACCTCTAGATATGTTCTTCTGGGCAAACGAGGTAACTGGAGAAATCACCTACCCCCCACTGAAAGCTGATATACCTGCAGCTTCTCCTGAGAAACCCCGAGAGGGTCCCAGGTCTCCGCGAGGGAGCGTGCAGGGGGCTCCTCCCAGTCCCCAGGGCCCGACTGCCACACCTGCCCGGagacctgcccctcctccctcgtCTGAGGCTTCAACCAGAGACACAGACTCAAGAAACGCCCTCCCCCCTACACTGACCTACGCCAAGGTGGGGGTGCAGAGGCCCCTGTCATTCTCAGCAATCCCTGTCACCATCTCATCACCAGGAGGGACTCTGCCAGCACTCAGCCCCTTCAGACCAGCTCCTCAGCCACCAGCCTCGACTTTCTCTGTCAGCTCTTCTGCCTCCTGGGCCTTCACCTGCAAGCTGAAAAATGTCCTTGCTGGGAACAACCGATTTTCCTTTTGA